In Euphorbia lathyris chromosome 9, ddEupLath1.1, whole genome shotgun sequence, the following are encoded in one genomic region:
- the LOC136205139 gene encoding non-functional pseudokinase ZED1-like codes for MSWCFKVKKERGKDEKALIRNGGMLLEKLIALNNGRSNPIRCFSIKELNDATNNYDQDQVISNDEHYTMYKGFLQDRPVIVKKYKGESFLENSINDIVFSSQMSVHNNVLKLLGCCLESNTPILVLEYAKREILKYYVYRHYRTEFKPLTWKNRLKIAVDVANVIAYLHTAFRKPIVHRDLRISNIMLEEENMAKVNDFSFSMSIPEGETHIIDTVKGTLGYMAPEYYSSGGTFNEKIDVYSFGALLLVLLTGRKAHERVPIPCPSSTTDEYYYGLVDYVKKNVEKEKVDEILDPIIVEEELSRPRLKAFALLALQCTSICAEDRPEITDVGKQLGQMYRSLISDYS; via the coding sequence ATGAGTTGGTGCTTCAAAGtcaagaaagaaagaggaaaggaTGAGAAAGCACTAATAAGAAATGGAGGAATGTTATTAGAGAAATTAATAGCTCTTAACAATGGCAGAAGTAATCCTATCCGTTGCTTTTCCATCAAAGAGCTTAACGATGCAACAAATAACTATGATCAAGATCAAGTGATTTCCAACGATGAACACTACACAATGTACAAGGGTTTCCTCCAAGACCGCCCTGTAATTGTCAAGAAGTATAAAGGCGAAAGCTTCCTAGAAAATTCGATAAATGACATCGTGTTTTCGTCGCAAATGAGTGTGCACAACAATGTCCTCAAACTGTTAGGATGCTGCCTGGAATCCAATACTCCAATCCTCGTTTTGGAGTATGCAAAGAGAGAAATTCTCAAATATTATGTTTACAGACACTACCGGACCGAGTTCAAACCATTAACATGGAAAAACAGGTTGAAGATTGCAGTTGATGTAGCTAATGTGATTGCTTATCTCCACACTGCATTCCGAAAACCCATTGTTCATAGAGATCTTAGAATCTCAAATATAATGCTGGAAGAGGAAAATATGGCAAAGGTAAACGATTTCTCGTTTTCCATGTCGATTCCTGAAGGCGAAACACATATAATCGACACGGTTAAAGGAACATTAGGATATATGGCTCCTGAATATTATAGTTCAGGTGGTACTTTCAATGAGAAGATTGATGTTTACAGTTTTGGTGCACTTCTTCTTGTGCTTTTGACAGGACGAAAAGCACACGAACGTGTTCCTATTCCTTGTCCGTCTTCTACAACCGATGAGTATTATTATGGTCTAGTAGattatgtaaagaaaaatgtagagaaagagaaagtggATGAGATATTAGACCCCATAATTGTCGAAGAGGAGCTTTCGCGCCCGCGACTAAAAGCTTTTGCATTGCTTGCTCTTCAATGCACTAGCATATGTGCAGAGGATAGGCCAGAAATAACTGATGTTGGGAAACAACTTGGACAGATGTATAGATCTCTTATTTCAGATTATTCATGA